In Dehalococcoidia bacterium, the following proteins share a genomic window:
- a CDS encoding CoA transferase — protein sequence MSRLPLEGIRITDFTWAWAGPYATMLLAFMGAEVIKVETSKRPDHTRLRALATGPGAKDPDWSPIFNDLNLNKMAITLDLSRPRAVGLAKGLVGISDVVTENFRPGVMDRLGLGYEALKEVKPDIVMLSSSSHGAAGPDSKYAGYAPIFATHGGLAHLTGYPDARPVPLMGSSDLRSAATSAFAILIALFHRARSGEGQRIDLSSVETISVLIGDALLDYILNKRIPIRQGNRDEIMAPHNCYPCQGEDKWVSIAIATEEEWQSFCHTMGDPPWTGYEKFSDAYRRWQNQEEMDRLIGEWTMNYTHYEVAQRLQQAGVAAIPSFDGTELFLDPHLKERGLATEVIHPRVGKRVVLNPPWKFSETPAQISQRGPLLGEHNKYIFGDLLGIPEEEITQMEEEGVFY from the coding sequence ATGTCGCGCCTACCCCTGGAGGGGATAAGGATAACCGACTTCACCTGGGCCTGGGCCGGGCCCTATGCCACCATGCTCCTCGCCTTTATGGGAGCCGAGGTGATCAAGGTCGAGACCAGCAAGCGCCCCGACCACACCAGGTTGCGCGCCCTGGCGACCGGTCCCGGCGCTAAAGACCCCGACTGGTCCCCTATTTTCAACGACCTCAATCTCAACAAGATGGCCATCACCCTCGACCTTTCCCGTCCCAGGGCAGTGGGGCTGGCAAAAGGGCTAGTGGGAATAAGCGATGTAGTGACGGAGAATTTCCGCCCCGGGGTAATGGACCGGCTGGGGCTGGGGTACGAAGCGCTCAAGGAAGTAAAGCCCGATATTGTCATGCTCTCATCATCATCGCATGGCGCTGCCGGGCCGGATAGTAAATACGCCGGCTACGCCCCTATCTTCGCCACCCACGGTGGCCTCGCCCACCTCACCGGCTACCCCGATGCCCGTCCTGTCCCGCTTATGGGTTCCAGCGACCTGAGAAGCGCCGCCACCAGTGCCTTCGCCATCCTCATCGCCCTATTTCACCGCGCCCGTAGCGGTGAGGGTCAGCGTATCGACCTCTCCTCCGTCGAGACCATCTCCGTGCTCATTGGCGATGCCCTCCTCGACTACATCCTGAATAAGCGGATTCCCATCCGCCAGGGGAACCGCGATGAAATCATGGCGCCCCACAACTGCTATCCCTGCCAGGGTGAGGATAAATGGGTCTCCATCGCCATAGCCACAGAGGAGGAGTGGCAATCATTTTGCCATACCATGGGAGATCCCCCATGGACCGGTTATGAAAAATTCAGCGATGCTTACCGCCGGTGGCAGAACCAAGAGGAGATGGATCGGCTCATCGGGGAGTGGACGATGAACTATACCCACTATGAGGTAGCCCAAAGGCTGCAGCAGGCGGGGGTCGCCGCTATCCCATCCTTCGACGGCACGGAGCTATTCCTGGACCCCCACCTCAAAGAGCGCGGGCTTGCCACCGAGGTGATTCACCCCAGGGTCGGAAAGCGCGTGGTGCTCAACCCGCCGTGGAAATTCTCAGAAACACCGGCTCAGATTTCCCAGCGTGGCCCGCTACTGGGGGAGCACAACAAATATATCTTTGGTGACCTGCTGGGGATACCTGAAGAGGAGATTACCCAAATGGAAGAAGAGGGGGTTTTCTACTAG
- a CDS encoding RtcB family protein — protein MRVPGLIYADEGMLSHIKEEQALEQVANVAFLPGIVSRSLAMPDIHWGYGFPIGGVAATRVSDGVISPGGVGFDINCGVRLLRTNLTEEEVRPRIGELVDTLYRNVPSGVGSQGKLKLKEREMENVLLKGARWAVERGYGEARDLEVTEEQGAMEGADPEQVSAKAKQRGAPQLGTLGAGNHFIEVGVVDEVYEPEVASVMGIERVGQVLLLIHTGSRGFGHQVCTDHLATMGTAVAKYGINLPDRQLACAPVRSPEGQAYFAAMACAANYAWANRQCITHWARESFIQVFSKSPRELGMEMVYDVAHNIAKMEEYEVEGKRLALCIHRKGATRAFPAGQPEVPDIYADIGQPVLIPGDMGRYSYVLVGTQRAMAETFGSTCHGAGRVQSRSAAKRSLRGVDVARGLAEQGITVKAGSMSSLAEEASAAYKDVAQVVEVTHRAGISRKVARSRPMGVVKG, from the coding sequence ATGAGGGTGCCCGGGCTCATCTACGCCGATGAGGGAATGCTGTCCCATATAAAGGAGGAGCAGGCACTGGAGCAGGTAGCCAATGTGGCCTTCCTCCCCGGGATCGTATCCCGCTCCCTGGCTATGCCCGATATACACTGGGGCTACGGCTTCCCCATTGGTGGTGTTGCCGCTACCAGGGTATCGGATGGGGTAATCTCGCCGGGAGGGGTCGGTTTCGATATAAATTGCGGGGTTAGGCTGCTGCGTACCAACCTCACCGAGGAGGAGGTTAGACCCCGGATCGGGGAGCTGGTGGACACACTTTATCGTAATGTGCCCTCGGGTGTGGGCTCCCAGGGCAAGCTGAAACTGAAAGAGCGGGAGATGGAAAATGTGCTTCTAAAGGGTGCCAGGTGGGCGGTGGAGCGGGGGTATGGGGAGGCGAGGGACCTGGAGGTCACCGAGGAGCAGGGAGCTATGGAGGGTGCCGACCCCGAGCAGGTGAGCGCCAAGGCAAAGCAGCGTGGCGCCCCTCAACTGGGAACGCTGGGTGCGGGGAACCACTTCATTGAGGTGGGGGTGGTGGATGAGGTCTACGAGCCCGAAGTCGCCTCGGTCATGGGCATTGAGCGGGTGGGCCAGGTACTGCTCCTTATACATACCGGATCGCGGGGCTTTGGTCATCAGGTTTGCACCGACCATTTAGCGACCATGGGAACGGCGGTAGCGAAGTACGGGATCAATCTCCCTGACCGTCAGCTAGCCTGCGCACCGGTGAGATCCCCCGAGGGACAGGCCTACTTTGCTGCTATGGCCTGTGCTGCCAACTACGCCTGGGCCAACCGCCAGTGCATCACCCATTGGGCCAGAGAGTCCTTTATCCAGGTGTTTAGCAAGAGTCCCCGCGAGCTGGGCATGGAGATGGTCTACGATGTGGCTCACAACATCGCCAAGATGGAGGAGTACGAGGTAGAGGGTAAGCGGCTCGCCCTCTGTATTCACCGCAAAGGGGCCACCAGGGCCTTTCCTGCGGGACAGCCGGAGGTGCCCGACATCTATGCCGATATCGGGCAGCCGGTGCTCATCCCCGGCGATATGGGCCGTTATTCCTACGTTCTGGTAGGCACCCAGCGGGCGATGGCGGAGACCTTTGGTTCCACCTGCCACGGCGCGGGGCGGGTGCAGAGCCGCTCTGCTGCCAAGCGAAGCCTGCGCGGTGTCGATGTGGCCAGAGGGCTTGCCGAACAGGGGATCACCGTCAAGGCGGGGAGCATGTCTTCGCTGGCTGAGGAGGCATCGGCGGCATATAAGGATGTCGCCCAGGTGGTAGAGGTGACTCACCGCGCCGGCATCTCGCGCAAGGTGGCCAGATCAAGACCCATGGGCGTGGTCAAGGGCTGA
- a CDS encoding archease, producing the protein MVGLDSRLRGNDMDEGFVKRFKGFIFIEMMWVNCGSPFGIMGTIYMGKRFEVIDHTADIGIAAYGADLKEAFANAAYGLFSLMVDLEGVGDDSCHQVEVTAEDRSELLVAWLNELIYLFEVESVLFKRFEISELGETRLRAMCYGERIDPQRHRIKVGFKAATYHMLRVEGESEKGFRVQVLFDI; encoded by the coding sequence ATGGTCGGCCTAGATTCCCGCCTGCGCGGGAATGACATGGACGAAGGTTTCGTCAAGAGATTTAAGGGCTTTATTTTCATAGAAATGATGTGGGTGAACTGTGGGAGCCCTTTTGGTATAATGGGGACGATATATATGGGAAAAAGGTTCGAGGTTATCGACCATACGGCTGATATCGGCATCGCCGCCTATGGGGCAGACCTGAAGGAGGCCTTTGCAAATGCAGCCTACGGCCTCTTTAGCCTGATGGTCGACCTTGAGGGTGTGGGCGATGATAGCTGCCACCAGGTTGAGGTAACCGCTGAGGACCGGTCGGAGCTCCTGGTGGCCTGGCTCAACGAGCTGATCTACCTCTTCGAGGTGGAGAGTGTGCTCTTCAAGAGGTTTGAAATCAGCGAGCTAGGTGAGACGAGGCTCAGGGCAATGTGCTACGGGGAAAGGATCGACCCCCAGCGTCACCGGATAAAAGTGGGGTTCAAGGCAGCCACCTATCACATGCTCAGGGTTGAGGGGGAGAGTGAAAAGGGCTTCAGGGTTCAGGTGCTCTTTGATATCTAG
- a CDS encoding molybdenum cofactor biosynthesis protein MoaE: protein MVKVTPDPIFPDTIIDRVRGDSSNGATVSFIGSLRRDSASGKQVRFAECESDKQRAEQQLRKIDDEIRANWQLENVAICHRVGRIEVGDVIMVVAVAAPHRKEAFEACQHAVDRAKENILIREIL, encoded by the coding sequence GTGGTTAAGGTAACACCGGACCCCATCTTCCCTGATACTATCATAGATAGGGTGAGAGGTGATTCCAGTAACGGGGCGACGGTAAGCTTTATCGGTTCGTTGCGCCGGGACTCCGCAAGCGGCAAGCAGGTCCGCTTCGCCGAATGTGAGAGTGATAAGCAAAGGGCGGAGCAACAGCTTCGAAAGATCGATGATGAGATACGCGCTAACTGGCAGCTTGAGAATGTGGCAATCTGTCACCGGGTGGGTAGGATTGAGGTGGGGGATGTCATCATGGTTGTTGCCGTTGCAGCCCCTCATCGCAAGGAGGCCTTTGAGGCCTGTCAGCATGCCGTGGATCGTGCTAAAGAGAACATCTTGATAAGAGAGATTCTCTAG
- a CDS encoding DUF47 family protein codes for MPREEKFFDLLEESARNAVKAASLLAELINNWENVESKVRHITDLEHHGDEITHRIIAQLHATFVTPIDREDISQLAHCMDDVMDLIEAAAVDMLIYEVKRPTEKARELADILVRTTSEVIAAIPMLRRRNQLNKMPEHCIEINRLENEADTVVRSALAELFHDQIDLAYVIKWREIYDHMETATDRCEDIANVLEGVMIKRA; via the coding sequence ATACCCAGGGAGGAGAAGTTCTTTGATCTTCTTGAAGAAAGCGCCCGCAATGCAGTGAAGGCAGCAAGCCTCCTTGCTGAACTTATCAACAATTGGGAGAATGTGGAATCAAAGGTTCGGCATATCACAGATCTAGAGCACCACGGGGATGAGATCACCCACCGCATCATCGCGCAGCTGCACGCCACATTCGTTACACCCATCGACCGAGAGGATATCTCACAGCTTGCCCATTGCATGGACGATGTGATGGACCTTATTGAGGCGGCGGCGGTGGACATGCTTATCTACGAGGTGAAGCGGCCCACGGAGAAGGCGCGGGAGCTGGCGGATATACTGGTCAGGACAACCTCAGAGGTCATAGCGGCAATACCAATGCTGCGCCGCCGTAATCAGCTAAACAAGATGCCGGAGCACTGCATAGAGATAAATCGGCTGGAGAATGAGGCCGATACGGTGGTGCGCTCCGCCCTGGCGGAGCTTTTTCACGACCAAATTGACCTTGCCTATGTAATAAAGTGGCGGGAGATCTATGACCACATGGAGACCGCTACCGACCGCTGTGAGGATATCGCCAATGTCCTCGAAGGGGTTATGATCAAGCGTGCCTGA
- a CDS encoding CoA transferase: MEYAQLAAGPYCTKLLADLGAEVIKIEPPRIGDKARRREPFLRDVPHPERSGFFFYLNTNKLGITLNLNTTTGRKIFLELVKQSDVLVEDNPPLAMKELGLDYESLAGINPHLIMTSITPFGQYGPYRDYKSYHLNDYHGSGIAKILASILPDETPRPTKGPGFLGDYDCGLNAATATMGALYERLFSGMGQHIDISKQESLMATERIEIDMFGNNERGSTVWMQYMVGGLQRCKDGYVMITLGGRHHWEGLIELLGNPDWAQDEKYREEINTYIYAQEINQHIAEWMINQTKEEVYHRAQALNCPIGIVTTVEDLVNSEQLQSREFFTEVEHPEMGKFKCPTAPYRFSRTPLRFDRPAPLLGEHNEEVLVERLGYTGEKLSQMRGAGII, translated from the coding sequence CTGGAGTATGCACAGCTTGCCGCCGGCCCCTACTGCACCAAGCTCCTTGCCGACCTGGGAGCCGAGGTAATAAAAATCGAGCCTCCCCGTATAGGCGATAAGGCGAGGAGGCGGGAACCCTTCCTCCGGGATGTCCCCCATCCGGAGCGGAGCGGTTTCTTCTTCTACCTCAACACCAACAAGCTGGGGATTACCCTTAACCTTAACACCACCACGGGGCGAAAAATATTCCTGGAGCTGGTAAAGCAGAGCGATGTCCTGGTGGAGGATAACCCTCCCCTGGCGATGAAAGAGCTGGGCCTGGACTACGAGAGCCTGGCTGGGATAAACCCCCACCTGATTATGACCTCGATCACTCCTTTCGGGCAGTACGGCCCCTACCGAGATTACAAATCTTATCATCTCAACGACTATCACGGCAGCGGGATAGCCAAAATCCTGGCCTCCATCCTGCCCGATGAGACCCCCAGACCCACCAAGGGCCCCGGATTCCTCGGTGACTACGACTGCGGGCTCAACGCCGCTACCGCCACCATGGGAGCCCTATACGAACGCTTATTCAGCGGCATGGGACAGCATATCGACATCTCCAAGCAGGAGTCGCTGATGGCCACCGAGAGAATAGAGATAGATATGTTCGGAAATAACGAGAGGGGAAGCACGGTCTGGATGCAATACATGGTAGGAGGGCTGCAGCGCTGCAAGGACGGCTACGTGATGATCACCCTCGGCGGGAGGCATCACTGGGAAGGCCTCATCGAGCTCCTGGGTAACCCGGACTGGGCCCAGGATGAGAAGTATAGGGAGGAGATAAACACCTATATTTATGCCCAGGAGATAAACCAGCATATTGCGGAATGGATGATTAACCAAACCAAGGAGGAGGTCTATCACCGCGCCCAGGCCTTGAACTGCCCCATCGGCATTGTAACCACAGTGGAGGACCTGGTCAACTCGGAGCAGCTCCAATCACGGGAGTTCTTTACCGAGGTGGAGCACCCCGAGATGGGCAAGTTCAAGTGCCCTACAGCACCCTATCGCTTCTCCAGGACACCGCTGCGATTTGACCGCCCTGCTCCTTTACTCGGCGAGCACAACGAAGAGGTTCTGGTTGAGCGGTTAGGTTATACCGGGGAGAAGCTGTCACAAATGAGAGGGGCCGGGATCATCTAA
- a CDS encoding inorganic phosphate transporter: MFILVIILAVGFALVNGFNDAANAIATVVGTRSLSPLRAVIMAAIFNFAGAATGLAVAITIGKGIVAPEFLDYGVMLAALSAVIIWGVVATRLGLPVSISHSFIAGLVGAAIAAAGSVSIVWNTFYKVISSVAIAPALGFTGGLLIMVALMWLLRRRAPLRVEGIFSRLQILTAAFMSYAHGKNDGQMPIGIMAMALVIHTGSEFHVPFWMIALSAGSISLGTLFGGWRVIKTVGIKITALRPVHGFAAMGSAATVVEVASAFGIPVSTTHCVSSSIMGVGATKRLSAVRWGVAGNIFIAWILTFPICGIIGWLLGSIL, translated from the coding sequence TTGTTCATCCTTGTAATTATTCTCGCCGTCGGATTCGCCCTTGTAAACGGCTTCAATGACGCCGCTAATGCCATCGCCACCGTAGTCGGCACCCGCTCTCTCTCCCCCCTTCGTGCCGTGATCATGGCGGCTATCTTCAACTTCGCCGGCGCCGCTACCGGCCTCGCCGTGGCCATAACCATCGGCAAGGGCATAGTTGCCCCGGAGTTCCTGGACTACGGCGTCATGCTTGCCGCCCTGTCTGCGGTTATCATCTGGGGCGTCGTGGCAACGCGCCTCGGCCTTCCTGTAAGCATAAGCCACTCCTTCATAGCCGGCCTTGTCGGTGCAGCGATCGCCGCGGCCGGAAGCGTATCCATTGTGTGGAACACCTTCTACAAGGTGATTTCATCCGTTGCCATAGCACCGGCACTGGGCTTCACCGGGGGGCTATTAATCATGGTCGCCCTGATGTGGCTACTACGCCGCAGGGCACCCCTCCGGGTAGAAGGCATCTTCAGCAGGCTGCAGATCCTCACTGCCGCCTTCATGTCCTATGCTCATGGCAAGAACGATGGACAGATGCCCATCGGCATAATGGCCATGGCACTGGTTATCCACACCGGCAGCGAGTTTCATGTCCCCTTCTGGATGATCGCACTCTCCGCCGGCTCAATCTCCCTGGGCACTCTCTTCGGCGGCTGGCGCGTCATCAAGACAGTGGGAATCAAGATCACCGCCCTCCGGCCGGTTCATGGCTTCGCCGCCATGGGCTCGGCGGCCACGGTGGTTGAGGTCGCCTCGGCCTTCGGCATCCCGGTGAGCACCACCCACTGCGTTAGCTCTTCCATTATGGGGGTGGGCGCTACCAAACGTCTCTCCGCGGTGCGCTGGGGGGTTGCCGGTAATATCTTCATCGCCTGGATCCTTACCTTCCCCATATGTGGCATCATCGGCTGGCTGCTGGGCTCGATACTATAG
- a CDS encoding biotin/lipoyl-containing protein — translation MKRRFKITLEGETYEVDVEEVVEGRVPPPMANVPPVPMINKPTEALPKPPEAPPLASQPPVPRILDEGVVPSPMQGRVGDTVKAGGVLILEAMKMESDIRSPKDGKIKEIHVSEGGYVKKGEPMVSIEG, via the coding sequence ATGAAACGAAGGTTCAAGATCACCCTGGAGGGTGAGACTTACGAGGTAGATGTTGAAGAGGTAGTGGAGGGCAGGGTGCCACCCCCAATGGCCAACGTGCCACCGGTACCAATGATTAATAAGCCAACTGAAGCCCTGCCAAAACCTCCTGAAGCCCCACCGCTGGCATCACAGCCGCCTGTGCCTAGGATACTTGATGAGGGCGTTGTGCCATCACCTATGCAGGGCAGGGTTGGCGATACGGTGAAGGCGGGCGGCGTACTCATTCTGGAAGCGATGAAGATGGAGAGTGATATACGTTCTCCTAAAGATGGTAAGATCAAGGAGATACATGTATCGGAGGGTGGTTATGTGAAAAAGGGGGAGCCCATGGTTTCTATCGAGGGATAG
- a CDS encoding sodium ion-translocating decarboxylase subunit beta produces the protein MLDRIWEFLNTTGFAGLYWGNVVMLVVGGVLIYLAIKKKYEPLLLLPIGFGVILANLPGTGLMEEGGLLNYLGLGVHLAIFPPLIFLGIGALTDFSPLLANPKTFFLGAAAQFGIFAAFFLALAWGFPMNEAGSIGIIGGADGPTAIYTTVMLAPDKPELLGIIAIAAYSYMALVPIIQPPIMRLLTNKRERAIVMEDTREVSRLELILFPIIITVIVVLLLPKAAPLIGMLMFGNLLRECGVTERLHKTAGNELINIITIFLCIVVGAEMAANKVLTPDTLKIFLLGLFAFGFGTASGVLMGKLMCWLTGGKVNPLIGAAGVSAVPMAARVVQVEGQRANPQNFLLLHAMGPNVAGVIGSATVAGLLIAFLA, from the coding sequence GTGCTGGATCGAATCTGGGAATTTCTAAACACAACAGGCTTCGCCGGCTTATACTGGGGCAATGTGGTTATGCTCGTCGTCGGCGGAGTCCTTATCTATCTGGCGATTAAGAAGAAATATGAGCCACTTCTGCTGCTCCCCATCGGTTTCGGCGTAATACTGGCCAACCTCCCGGGCACTGGTCTGATGGAGGAGGGTGGTCTGCTCAATTACCTCGGTTTGGGCGTTCACCTGGCCATTTTCCCCCCCCTTATTTTTCTCGGTATCGGGGCACTTACCGACTTCAGCCCCCTGCTGGCAAATCCCAAGACGTTTTTCCTCGGCGCGGCGGCGCAGTTCGGCATCTTTGCTGCATTCTTTTTAGCGCTTGCCTGGGGCTTTCCCATGAACGAGGCAGGCAGCATTGGAATCATCGGCGGTGCAGACGGTCCCACGGCGATATACACCACTGTGATGCTGGCTCCGGATAAGCCGGAACTGCTGGGTATAATAGCCATCGCTGCCTATTCCTACATGGCGCTGGTGCCCATTATCCAGCCGCCTATTATGCGGCTGCTCACCAACAAGAGGGAGAGGGCCATCGTCATGGAGGATACCCGTGAGGTCTCCAGGCTGGAGCTGATCCTGTTCCCTATTATTATCACAGTGATCGTGGTCCTGCTGCTGCCCAAAGCGGCACCGCTTATCGGGATGCTGATGTTCGGCAACCTGCTGCGTGAGTGCGGTGTCACCGAGCGTCTGCACAAGACAGCGGGCAACGAACTGATAAACATCATCACTATCTTCCTGTGCATCGTCGTCGGTGCCGAGATGGCTGCCAATAAGGTGCTGACCCCTGATACCCTTAAGATATTCTTGCTCGGGCTGTTCGCCTTCGGTTTCGGGACCGCCAGCGGCGTTCTGATGGGCAAGCTGATGTGCTGGCTCACCGGGGGGAAGGTCAACCCGCTCATCGGTGCCGCTGGGGTCTCTGCAGTGCCCATGGCAGCGAGGGTAGTGCAGGTTGAGGGGCAGCGCGCTAACCCGCAGAACTTCCTGCTGCTCCATGCCATGGGGCCGAACGTCGCCGGAGTCATCGGCTCCGCTACAGTAGCCGGACTGCTGATCGCATTCTTGGCATAA